One window of Prionailurus bengalensis isolate Pbe53 chromosome B1, Fcat_Pben_1.1_paternal_pri, whole genome shotgun sequence genomic DNA carries:
- the DLC1 gene encoding rho GTPase-activating protein 7 isoform X6 translates to MKLEISPHRKRSEDSDEDEPCAISGKWTFQRDSKRWSRLEEFDVFSSKQDAAPGAPDDAHLKNAASHESMLTDLSERQEVASVRSLSSTGSLPVHAPHTGDAATPRTNSVISVCSSGNFVGNDDSFCSLPSPKELSSFSFSMKGHEKNAKSKTRSLLKRMESLKLKGSHHGKHKAPSKLGLIISGPILQEGMDEEKLKQLNCVEISALNGNHINVPAVRKRSVSNSTQTSSSSSQSETSSAVSTPSPVTRTRSLSACNKRVGMYLEGFDPFNQSTFNNVMEQNFKNRETYPEDAVFYIPEDHKPGTFPKALSNGSFSPSGKNSSVNWRTGSFHGPGHISLRRDNGSDGPKELKRRNSSSSMSSRLSIYDNVPGSILYSSSGDLADLENEDIFPELDDILYHVKGMQRIVNQWSEKFSDEGDSDSALDSVSPCPSSPKQIHLDVDNDRATPSDLDSTGNSLNEPEEPSDIPERRDSGVGASLTRSNRHRLRWHSFQSSHRPSLNSVSLQINCQSVAQMNLLQKYSLLKLTALLEKYTPSNKHGFSWAVPKFMKRIKVPDYKDRNVFGVPLTVNVQRTGQPLPQSIQQAMRYLRNHCLDQVGLFRKSGVKSRIQALRQMNESAIDCVSYEGQSAYDVADMLKQYFRDLPEPLMTNKLSETFLQIYQCVPKDQRLQAIKAAIMLLPDENREVLQTLLYFLSDVTAAVKENQMTPTNLAVCLAPSLFHLNTLKRENSSPRVMQRKQSLGKPDQKDLNENLAATQGLAHMIAECKKLFQVPEEMSRCRNSYTEQELKPLTLEALGRLRNDESADYQHFLQDCVDSLFKEVKEKFKGWVSYSTSEQAELSYKKVSEGPPLRLWRSTIEIPAMPEEILKRLLKEQHLWDVDLLDSKVIEILDSQTEIYQYVQNSMAPHPARDYVVLRTWRTNLPKGACALLLTSVDHDRAPVVGVRVNVLLSRYLIEPCGSGKSKLTYMCRADLRGHMPEWYTKSFGHLCAAEVVKIRDSFNNQNTETKDPKSR, encoded by the exons ATGAAGCTGGAAATTAGTCCTCATCGGAAGAGA AGTGAGGATTCGGACGAGGACGAGCCCTGTGCAATAAGCGGCAAATGGACTTTCCAGAGGGACAGCAAGAGGTGGTCCCGGCTGGAAGAGTTTGACGTCTTTTCTTCAAAGCAGGACGCAGCCCCCGGGGCCCCCGACGATGCCCACCTGAAGAACGCGGCGAGCCATGAAAGCATGCTGACGGACCTCAGCGAGCGCCAGGAGGTGGCCTCGGTCCGCAGCCTCAGCAGCACCGGCAGCCTCCCGGTGCACGCGCCTCACACCGGGGACGCGGCGACGCCCCGCACGAACTCCGTCATCAGCGTGTGCTCCTCCGGCAACTTCGTGGGCAATGACGACTCTTTCTGCAGCCTGCCCTCCCCCAAGGAACTGTCCAGCTTCAGCTTCAGCATGAAAGGCCACGAGAAGAACGCCAAGTCCAAGACGCGCAGCCTGCTGAAACGCATGGAGAGCCTGAAGCTCAAGGGCTCGCACCACGGCAAGCACAAGGCGCCTTCCAAGCTGGGGCTGATCATCAGCGGGCCCATCCTGCAGGAGGGGATGGACGAGGAGAAGCTGAAGCAGCTGAACTGCGTGGAGATCTCCGCGCTCAACGGCAACCACATCAACGTGCCCGCGGTTCGCAAGCGGAGCGTTTCCAACTCCAcgcagaccagcagcagcagcagccagtcGGAGACCAGCAGCGCCGTGAGCACGCCCAGCCCGGTCACCAGGACCCGGAGCCTCAGCGCCTGCAACAAGCGGGTGGGCATGTACCTGGAGGGCTTCGATCCGTTCAATCAGTCCACGTTCAACAACGTTATGGAACAGAACTTCAAGAACCGCGAGACCTATCCAGAGGACGCAGTGTTCTACATCCCGGAAGATCACAAGCCCGGCACCTTCCCCAAGGCGCTCTCCAACGGCAGTTTCTCTCCGTCAGGGAAGAACAGCTCCGTCAACTGGAGGACTGGAAGCTTCCACGGCCCGGGCCACATCAGCCTGCGGAGGGACAACGGCAGCGACGGCCCCAAGGAGCTTAAGCGACGCAATTCGTCCAGCTCCATGAGCAGCCGCCTGAGTATCTATGACAACGTGCCTGGCTCCATCCTGTACTCCAGTTCGGGTGACCTGGCCGACCTGGAGAACGAGGACATCTTCCCCGAGCTGGATGACATCCTCTACCACGTGAAGGGGATGCAGAGGATAGTCAACCAGTGGTCGGAGAAGTTTTCAGACGAGGGAGACTCCGACTCAGCCCTGGACTCGGTCTCTCCGTGCCCGTCGTCTCCCAAACAGATACACCTGGATGTGGACAACGACCGAGCCACACCCAGTGACCTGGACAGTACCGGCAACTCACTGAACGAGCCGGAAGAGCCCTCCGACATCCCGGAAAGGAGGGATTCTGGGGTTGGGGCCTCTCTGACAAGGTCCAATAG GCACAGACTGCGATGGCACAGTTTCCAGAGCTCCCATCGGCCGAGCTTAAACTCTGTATCGCTGCAGATTAACTGCCAGTCTGTGGCCCAGATGAACCTGCTGCAGAAGTACTCGCTCCTAAAGTTAACCGCCCTGCTGGAGAAGTACACGCCTTCGAATAAGCATGGTTTTAGCTG GGCTGTGCCCAAGTTCATGAAAAGGATCAAAGTTCCAGACTATAAGGACCGGAATGTGTTCGGGGTCCCTCTGACGGTCAATGTGCAGCGCACAGGACAGCCCCTGCCCCAGAGCATTCAGCAGGCCATGCGCTACCTCCGCAACCACTGTTTGGATCAG GTTGGGCTCTTCAGAAAGTCGGGTGTCAAGTCCCGGATTCAGGCTCTGCGCCAGATGAATGAAAGTGCCATAGATTGTGTCAGCTATGAGGGACAGTCTGCTTATGATGTAGCAGACATGTTGAAGCAGTATTTTCGAGACCTTCCTGAGCCACTAATGACGAACAAACTCTCGGAAACCTTTCTACAGATCTACCAGT GTGTGCCCAAGGACCAGCGCCTCCAGGCGATCAAGGCCGCCATTATGCTCCTGCCTGATGAGAACCGGGAGGTTCTACAGACGCTCCTTTATTTCTTGAGCGATGTCACGGCCGCCGTCAAAGAAAACCAGATGACCCCCACCAACCTGGCTGTGTGCCTAGCGCCCTCCCTTTTCCACCTCAACACcctgaagagagagaattcttctCCAAG ggtgatgcaaaggaaacaaagcttGGGTAAACCAGATCAGAAGGATTTGAATGAAAACCTCGCTGCCACGCAGGGGCTGGCCCATATGATTGCCGAGTGCAAGAAGCTCTTCCAG GTTCCCGAGGAAATGAGTCGATGTCGGAATTCCTACACAGAACAGGAGCTGAAGCCCCTCACTCTAGAAGCACTGGGACGCCTGCGTAACGACGAGTCGGCTGACTACCAGCACTTCCTCCAGGACTGTGTGGATAGCCTGTTTAAAGAAGTCAAGGAGAAGTTTAAAGGCTGGGTCAGCTACTCCACATCGGAGCAGGCTGAACTGTCCTATAAGAAA GTGAGCGAAGGACCGCCTCTGAGGCTTTGGAGGTCAACCATCGAAATCCCTGCTATGCCTGAGGAGATCTTAAAGCGCCTACTTAAAGAGCAGCACCTCTGGGATGTAGACCTGTTGGATTCAAAAGTGATTGAAATCCTAGACAGCCAAACTGAAATTTACCAGTATGTCCAAAACAGTATGGCGCCCCACCCTGCCCGGGACTACGTTGTTTTGAG AACATGGAGGACTAATTTACCTAAGGGGGCATGTGCCCTTTTACTCACCTCGGTGGATCACGACCGGGCACCTGTGGTGGGGGTGAGAGTCAATGTGCTCCTGTCCAGGTATCTGATCGAACCCTGCGGGTCAGGGAAATCCAAACTCACCTACATGTGCAGAGCCGACTTAAG GGGCCACATGCCAGAGTGGTACACAAAATCTTTCGGACATTTGTGTGCAGCTGAAGTTGTGAAGATCCGAGACTCTTTCAATAATCAGAACACTGAAACCAAAGACCCCAAATCTAGGTGA